The Dendropsophus ebraccatus isolate aDenEbr1 chromosome 10, aDenEbr1.pat, whole genome shotgun sequence genome has a segment encoding these proteins:
- the LOC138765766 gene encoding decapping and exoribonuclease protein-like, with product MCTPYETKEGWIMAVPLFKGTLYINERETPAAYYNRKQRTKDVEKLLYSGHKFESYMCADSPGGAPRPHDVVNTNEAFCSVVQGQLGSHSFLVSGEVDCKDPSSPDPSPPSCYVELKTNFQLLSPQQHYNFRRYKLLKWWSQSFLLGIPVIIAGYRNPQGRIGSLQKFRTSEIPSLVLGHWQSWNQHVCMNFCNAFLSYIKQVVTRDDPRVVYVFSWEPNQDITFTVEEFSANPVIPHWYEWELSSMSGK from the exons ATGTGCACCCCGTATGAGACCAAAGAAGGCTGGATCATGGCTGTCCCTCTGTTTAAGGGCACCTTGTATATCAACGAGAGGGAGACCCCAGCCGCTTACTATAACAGGAAACAGAGGACTAAGGATGTTGAGAAGTTGTTGTACTCTGGACACAAGTTTGAGAGCTACATGTGTGCAG ATTCTCCTGGTGGCGCTCCTCGTCCCCATGACGTTGTGAACACCAATGAGGCATTTTGCAGCGTTGTGCAGGGCCAACTGGGATCCCATTCTTTTCTGGTTTCTGGAGAGGTGGACTGCAAAGACCCGAGCAGTCCTGATCCCTCACCCCCATCCTGCTACGTGGAGCTGAAGACAAATTTCCAGCTACTAAGCCCTCAGCAACACTACAACTTTCGCAG GTATAAGCTCCTGAAGTGGTGGAGCCAGTCCTTCCTGCTTGGGATTCCAGTCATCATCGCTGGATATCGGAATCCGCAAGGAAGAATTGGATCTCTACAGAAGTTCAGAACATCAGAGATCCCTTCGTTAGTGCTG GGTCACTGGCAGAGCTGGAATCAGCACGTGTGTATGAACTTCTGTAACGCCTTCCTCAGTTATATCAAGCAGGTGGTGACCAGAGATGACCCCAG GGTGGTCTATGTCTTCTCCTGGGAGCCGAATCAAGACATCACTTTTACTGTTGAGGAATTTTCTGCTAATCCTGTCATCCCACACTGGTACGAGTGGGAATTATCATCTATGTCTGGAAAATGA